A section of the Bacillus sp. HSf4 genome encodes:
- a CDS encoding ABC transporter substrate-binding protein, translated as MKRKISVLFVLSLGLILLLSACGGAGGRESKKSDTVVIGVYGGDWEKHIKPSIQAFEKDTGLKVKIVSGTDSEWFTKLKASNGRHAPYDLLILQPDTIKRAQVAGLLEPIDQQKVPNLKDLYHSVQKRFTVDGKQYAAGFSMGQLGIAYRKDLVPQEPKRWTDLWNKSYQGHVAISSPAYSAGLQFLSGLINAQGGMESNSKDVDKAFNSLADLKKNVTAYPDNPGSIQTLLERGDAWVVPFWDGRAFSLEHSGLNVGFAYPEEGAVAAVASWAVMKGSPNEDNAYQLLNHLISPEVQKDFADRTFYGMTNQKVKYSEKLKGKIKVGERYYSNLKWVDYETATKELGDWTNRWNQVLGGK; from the coding sequence ATGAAAAGAAAAATATCTGTTTTGTTTGTTCTATCGCTTGGATTGATTCTTCTGCTTTCTGCTTGCGGCGGGGCCGGCGGCCGGGAAAGCAAAAAATCCGATACCGTTGTGATCGGTGTATACGGCGGTGATTGGGAAAAACATATAAAGCCGAGCATTCAGGCATTTGAAAAGGATACAGGTCTGAAAGTCAAGATCGTCTCAGGGACAGACTCTGAATGGTTCACGAAACTAAAAGCCTCCAATGGCCGTCATGCGCCATATGACCTCCTCATTTTGCAGCCTGATACGATTAAACGGGCTCAAGTTGCTGGGCTGCTTGAACCGATCGACCAACAAAAGGTTCCGAATCTAAAAGATTTGTATCATTCCGTGCAGAAACGCTTCACTGTTGATGGAAAGCAGTATGCAGCAGGCTTCAGCATGGGACAGCTCGGGATTGCATACCGCAAAGATCTCGTACCGCAAGAACCGAAGCGGTGGACCGATCTTTGGAATAAAAGCTATCAAGGTCATGTGGCTATCTCCTCTCCCGCTTATTCGGCCGGCCTTCAGTTTTTGTCCGGTTTAATAAATGCGCAAGGCGGTATGGAATCAAATTCAAAAGATGTGGACAAAGCGTTCAACAGTTTGGCTGATTTGAAAAAAAATGTAACGGCTTATCCTGATAATCCGGGATCGATTCAAACGCTTCTTGAGCGGGGGGATGCATGGGTTGTACCGTTCTGGGACGGTCGTGCTTTTTCCCTTGAGCATTCAGGACTTAATGTAGGGTTTGCCTACCCTGAAGAAGGGGCGGTGGCAGCTGTCGCCAGCTGGGCTGTAATGAAAGGAAGCCCTAATGAGGATAACGCTTATCAGCTGCTGAATCATTTGATCAGTCCTGAGGTGCAAAAAGATTTTGCAGATCGGACGTTTTACGGCATGACCAATCAAAAAGTGAAATACAGCGAAAAATTAAAAGGGAAAATCAAGGTCGGTGAAAGGTATTACAGCAATTTGAAATGGGTCGACTATGAAACAGCGACGAAAGAATTAGGAGACTGGACAAATCGCTGGAATCAAGTTCTCGGCGGAAAATAG
- a CDS encoding ABC transporter ATP-binding protein, with the protein MSGIQIQHVSRHFGDTIALEDVQLEVKEGEFFSLLGPSGCGKSTLLHIIAGFLQPTSGSVYIGGRDITDVPPYHRQIGLVFQDYALFPHLNVFDNVAYGLRVRKMPRKELKERVMESLGFVRLEAFAGRMPHQLSGGQKQRVAIARALAVQPSVLLLDEPLSNLDAKLRKDMQFELRSIQRRVGITTILVTHDQEEALSLSDRIGILGKGRLQQLGTPLEVYRTPANRFAAEFIGQVNLFEARSTGIGHNQTGYRYEVPDIEVYEGVPLSFEISSDTLKKYHPSVLFMLRPERVSVFPKQQDVQAKGLPATLTEVGYIGNALRLKASFINGEMIIQAPDPQFPELPKPGDQVYLAWDSEDLVPLDIKEEADGFR; encoded by the coding sequence ATGAGCGGAATTCAGATTCAGCATGTCAGCCGGCATTTTGGGGACACCATCGCATTGGAAGATGTACAGCTTGAGGTCAAGGAAGGGGAGTTTTTCTCACTGCTTGGTCCGAGCGGGTGCGGAAAGTCTACTCTTCTTCATATCATCGCCGGATTTCTTCAGCCGACCTCTGGTTCTGTATATATAGGAGGGCGGGACATTACTGATGTGCCGCCCTATCACCGGCAGATCGGCCTGGTTTTTCAAGACTATGCCTTATTCCCTCATTTGAATGTCTTCGACAATGTCGCATATGGCTTAAGGGTGAGAAAAATGCCGCGGAAAGAGCTCAAAGAACGCGTAATGGAGAGCCTTGGATTCGTCAGGCTTGAAGCATTTGCCGGGCGGATGCCGCATCAGCTGAGCGGCGGCCAGAAGCAGCGGGTGGCGATTGCGCGGGCATTGGCCGTTCAGCCATCGGTCCTGCTGCTTGATGAACCGTTAAGCAATCTTGATGCAAAATTGCGCAAAGATATGCAATTTGAACTGCGAAGCATCCAAAGGCGGGTCGGGATTACAACGATTCTTGTGACCCACGATCAGGAGGAAGCGTTAAGCTTATCAGACAGAATCGGTATCCTTGGCAAGGGAAGGCTTCAGCAGCTTGGAACCCCGCTTGAGGTGTATCGAACGCCCGCCAACCGGTTTGCCGCCGAATTTATCGGACAGGTCAATCTGTTTGAGGCGCGTTCGACAGGAATTGGACACAATCAAACGGGATATCGTTATGAGGTTCCGGATATTGAAGTGTATGAAGGTGTACCGCTGTCTTTTGAGATCAGCAGCGATACCTTAAAAAAATATCATCCTTCCGTGTTGTTTATGCTGCGTCCGGAAAGAGTTTCCGTTTTTCCGAAGCAGCAGGACGTTCAGGCCAAAGGTCTGCCGGCAACATTAACGGAGGTCGGCTATATTGGAAATGCCCTTCGTCTAAAGGCGTCCTTCATCAATGGGGAGATGATCATTCAGGCGCCGGATCCGCAGTTTCCCGAATTGCCGAAACCGGGTGATCAAGTTTATCTTGCGTGGGATTCGGAAGACCTTGTCCCTCTTGATATAAAGGAGGAAGCAGATGGCTTTAGATAA
- a CDS encoding ABC transporter permease has product MALDNQKRFYWLLLVPALLFLGVFLVLPFILLLILSFRDVDDMMNTLATFSFSHYIEVFTSDVYLKTVGTTLWTALETTVLCLVMAYPAAYLLVKAPTRKWRALFYILLVSPLLTSVVIRTFSWIVLLSQNGMINEALLHMKLIDKPLPLLWNMNAVIIAYVQVMLPFAVLPIAGSLSDMKPNLKYASMSLGAGRLRTFFCVTLPLTIPGLITGAMIVFSLAAGSYITPLLVGGRMQPLLPLSIYQQVMQVFHLPLAAAMSFTLLAAVCVIVAILAFILKRWEARMNG; this is encoded by the coding sequence ATGGCTTTAGATAATCAAAAACGCTTCTATTGGCTGCTGCTGGTGCCTGCGCTGTTGTTTCTCGGCGTTTTTCTCGTGCTTCCGTTTATTCTTCTGCTCATTTTAAGTTTCAGAGATGTCGACGACATGATGAATACACTGGCTACATTCAGTTTTTCCCATTACATCGAAGTGTTTACTTCAGATGTTTATCTCAAAACGGTTGGAACGACGCTGTGGACGGCGCTGGAAACAACCGTTTTGTGCCTCGTTATGGCTTATCCGGCGGCATACTTGCTCGTTAAGGCGCCTACGCGAAAATGGCGGGCGCTGTTTTATATTTTGCTTGTCTCACCGCTGCTCACCAGCGTCGTGATTCGGACATTCTCGTGGATTGTGCTGCTTTCGCAAAACGGCATGATCAATGAAGCGCTGCTTCATATGAAGCTGATTGACAAGCCTCTCCCGCTTTTATGGAATATGAATGCGGTCATCATTGCTTATGTCCAGGTCATGCTTCCGTTTGCTGTATTGCCGATTGCCGGCTCATTAAGCGACATGAAACCGAATCTCAAGTATGCTTCCATGAGTCTAGGGGCGGGGAGGCTGCGGACGTTTTTTTGCGTTACACTGCCTCTGACGATTCCCGGCCTGATCACAGGCGCTATGATTGTTTTTTCGCTTGCTGCCGGGAGTTATATTACCCCGCTTTTAGTCGGAGGGCGGATGCAGCCGCTGCTTCCCCTGTCGATCTATCAGCAGGTGATGCAGGTGTTTCATTTGCCGCTTGCGGCTGCCATGTCTTTTACTTTATTGGCCGCTGTATGTGTGATTGTCGCTATCCTTGCATTTATTCTTAAGAGATGGGAGGCGAGAATGAATGGTTAA